The window AGGACGGGTTCGGTCATGACCTCCACGTAGCTGTGCAGGTCGCGCAGCAGCGTGCGCAGGCGAATGCTTTCCTGCCTTAGGTGGCGCAGCATCTCGCCGCCCCTGGCGTCCAATGTACCCCCGTAACGCGCCGTGATCAGGTCGGCAAATTGCGAGAGCCGCCGCACGGGTTCCTGCATGTCGTGCGACATCACGAACGCGAACTGCTGCCACTCGCCCACCGAAAGGGTCAGGGCCGCGTTCAGTTCACGCAGGCCCTGCAAGCGCTCGCCCAGGGTGCTGGTCAGGCTGAGTTGCAGGGCCTGCGCCTCCTCGATCTCGCCTGGGTGCCAGGGGCGGCTATGGCCCCGAACCTGCTGGCGGTAGGTGTCGAAAGACGCGCGTGGCCCCATTTCCCCCTTGGCGTTCTCGGGCGTGGCCCCGCCCCAGGGAATGACCAGATCCACCTCGGGCCGCAGCCACACCACGGCCTCCTGCCAGCCGCGCCCGATGCTGATGGCCAGCACGCCGCTGGCCTGCGTCTGGCCCTGCGCGGCGGGGAAGGCCTCCTGCAAAGTGTCGGTGGCCCACACGCTCTCTTCACGGGTGGGCAGCCAGGCCAGCAGCGCCTCGATGAAGGCCGCGTCGGGCACCTGGCCCAGCGTGCGCCACCCGCCTTCGAAGGAAAGAATCACGCCACCGGCCCGCATGAAGCCTGGCAGATCCAGCTCGGGGGCGCTGAAGGTGTCGAGCGGATGCGCGGTGCGGGCGGCCACCTCGATCAGGGCGCGGTGCCTCTCTCCCAGGCCCTGGCGGAAAGCGTCGGTCTCGGCGCGGTGCTTGAGGCGCACCTGCAACCCCACCAGGCGGCCCAGGTAATCCAGCGCGGTGCGCGCCTCGGGCGGCACCACCAGCGGCGTCTGGTGGTGGCAGGCAATCAGGCCCCACAGCCGGCCTTCCACGACCACCGACACCGACAGGCTGGAAGCCACCCCCATGTTGCGCAGGTACTGCAGGTGAATGGGCGAGGTGGCCCGCAGCACCGCGCCGCCCAGGGGCGTAGGCACGATGGTCTGCGGGTCGAGCACCGGGATCAGCGGCGCGGCGGGGGCGTTCACGTCGGCGGTCAGGCGCAGCAGGTGACGCACGTACAGGGCGCGGGCCTGGCGCGGAATATCGGACTCTGGGAAGCGGTGATCCAGGAAACTGTGCATGTCCGGGCGCCTGGCCTCGGCAATCACCAGGCCGCTGTCGTCCGGCTCGAAGCGGTACAGCATCACGCGGTCGAAACCCGTGATTTCGCGTACCGCCTCCACCGCCACCTGCGCCAGTTCGGTAACGGAGGCGGTGGCCTCCAGCGCGAACACCGCGTTGCGCAGCGCCTGCGGCCCGGTGGCGTCCTGCGGAGTGGTGGGTTCCAGCTCCACGATGAAACGCTCCTGCCCGGCACTGGACACGCGGTGAGCGGTCAGCGCCAGCAGGCCGGGCCGGCGCGGCGGCGCCCAGGTCAGGCGGTACTGCAACGAGTCCGGCACGCCCGGTGGCAGCGCATCCTGCAGCTGCTGCAGCGTGGCGCCGTCCAGCACGTCCTGCAGGTCAGCGCCCAGCAGGTCTTCCGTGCGGCTCCCCAGGTAACCGTGCACATTGTCGCTGACCTGCAGAATCAGGCCGCTGCGGGCGTCCACCACCAGCAGGGCGCCGTGCGGCTGCACGCTGCCGGGAATGTGGATGGGTTCGCGCTCGCAGTTGTCACGGTCGATGGCCGGGCCGCCCAGGTAGGTGGGGGGCAGCAGCGTCGGGTCAGGCTTCACAACACCTCCCATCCTGCCACAGCCGCCGAGAAGGCGCCGAAGGCCATCCGGGCTTCCTGCACGATTTCATTGGCCATGGTACTGGCACGGTGTTCAACAGGAGAATCGGATTGTGCGCACTCCAGCAAGACCTGCCCGAAAACCCGCCACTTCGCGCCGGTGTCGGGGCCGTACCCGCTGAAATACGCGGCACCGCTGCCGGTGTCCAGCTTCAGGTGCTGCTTCAGGTGACGGCGGATCAGCTGCCCGCCCAGCGTCGAGCCTTCCAGCACATACAGCGTTCCGTAAGCGGCGGGCAGGGTGGTCGCCAGCGTG is drawn from Deinococcus fonticola and contains these coding sequences:
- a CDS encoding ATP-binding protein, which codes for MKPDPTLLPPTYLGGPAIDRDNCEREPIHIPGSVQPHGALLVVDARSGLILQVSDNVHGYLGSRTEDLLGADLQDVLDGATLQQLQDALPPGVPDSLQYRLTWAPPRRPGLLALTAHRVSSAGQERFIVELEPTTPQDATGPQALRNAVFALEATASVTELAQVAVEAVREITGFDRVMLYRFEPDDSGLVIAEARRPDMHSFLDHRFPESDIPRQARALYVRHLLRLTADVNAPAAPLIPVLDPQTIVPTPLGGAVLRATSPIHLQYLRNMGVASSLSVSVVVEGRLWGLIACHHQTPLVVPPEARTALDYLGRLVGLQVRLKHRAETDAFRQGLGERHRALIEVAARTAHPLDTFSAPELDLPGFMRAGGVILSFEGGWRTLGQVPDAAFIEALLAWLPTREESVWATDTLQEAFPAAQGQTQASGVLAISIGRGWQEAVVWLRPEVDLVIPWGGATPENAKGEMGPRASFDTYRQQVRGHSRPWHPGEIEEAQALQLSLTSTLGERLQGLRELNAALTLSVGEWQQFAFVMSHDMQEPVRRLSQFADLITARYGGTLDARGGEMLRHLRQESIRLRTLLRDLHSYVEVMTEPVLTRSAVDLNAALARARADTPELEQAGTEVRVPAPLPTVYANERRVTELLSHLLRNAATHGGPQVTVQAARQPHAWHLTVQDNGPGIAPEYHQRIFKLMQHLDRPGTSRDEALGQGLGLTLALGIARAHHGTLTVASAPGQGAAFTFVLPDERGSV
- a CDS encoding biliverdin-producing heme oxygenase; the encoded protein is MNILERLKHGTRAEHLALEASLPLLHPDLTLEQYAAVLRAFAGVVLPLERRLAALPWPAALDYPARRHTPALQADLGALGLSAPEFALPHTLATTLPAAYGTLYVLEGSTLGGQLIRRHLKQHLKLDTGSGAAYFSGYGPDTGAKWRVFGQVLLECAQSDSPVEHRASTMANEIVQEARMAFGAFSAAVAGWEVL